From one Dehalococcoidia bacterium genomic stretch:
- a CDS encoding MMPL family transporter: MLTHLAAFVIRFRWWVIGGWVVVFLISAAFAPRVTSQLKHGFGDLDTESRAALRLMTEELGFTESSVTLVFSSDSLDVDDPTYVEQMERAFAPLRQRPEVARIITFYSVQSDTFVSEDRRTTYAFVELDVSLDEAVDLAQPIRDSLGDTDLDVWVTGGIALFADLSIYSERDLQRAELITIPLLAILLLIVFGSVVAAGLPVAMGALSVVTTLALVFLVAQATDMSIFVLNIASFLGLGMAVDYSLLMVSRFREELQGADGVAVAVTTTIETSGKAIVFSAGTSVIALSGLLFFDFMMMRSLGVGGITVIFFSMLIALTLLPALFAVLGHRVDRLSIWRRRTVRGGFWFNLSQWVMRHSIAVIIPTTALLVLLGLPFLNVNLGSPWASILPEEAESRQGQELVNERFGPGELAQVILVETSPTSTLSPQNIAATLEFVQRMQNDSRVVRVDSIYGTDLPDVVGASFAPAPTNLIGTSRAVSDETLSAFGELVSDDLRTQTIRVVPVHSPTADETKSLVSDIRSNPLGGDMTVLVTGITADQLDNVDSMYSDFPRVIVYVVIVTYIALLLLFRSVLLPLKAVVLNALSILASFGAIVFVFQQGNFERILGFTADGTTEATVPILVFS, translated from the coding sequence GTGCTGACCCACCTCGCAGCCTTTGTCATAAGGTTCCGATGGTGGGTCATCGGGGGCTGGGTGGTGGTGTTCCTCATCAGCGCCGCGTTCGCGCCGCGCGTGACCTCTCAGCTCAAGCACGGCTTCGGCGACCTCGACACTGAGTCCCGTGCCGCCCTGCGACTGATGACCGAAGAGCTCGGATTCACCGAGTCGTCCGTCACCCTGGTGTTCTCGAGCGACTCGCTCGACGTCGATGACCCCACCTACGTCGAGCAGATGGAGCGGGCGTTTGCGCCACTGAGGCAGAGACCCGAAGTCGCGCGCATCATCACGTTCTATTCCGTGCAGAGCGACACATTCGTATCCGAAGACCGCCGCACCACCTACGCCTTCGTGGAGCTCGACGTGTCGCTCGATGAGGCGGTCGATCTCGCCCAGCCGATTCGGGACTCCCTCGGCGACACCGACCTCGACGTCTGGGTGACGGGTGGGATCGCACTGTTCGCCGACCTCAGCATCTACTCCGAACGCGACCTCCAGCGGGCCGAGCTCATCACCATACCGCTGCTCGCCATCCTGCTGCTGATCGTGTTCGGCAGCGTGGTAGCCGCCGGACTGCCCGTCGCCATGGGCGCGCTGAGCGTGGTGACAACACTCGCGCTGGTGTTCCTCGTCGCTCAGGCCACGGACATGTCCATATTCGTCCTGAACATCGCGTCGTTCCTTGGACTTGGCATGGCGGTCGACTACTCGCTGCTAATGGTCAGCAGGTTCAGAGAGGAGCTTCAGGGCGCCGATGGGGTCGCAGTAGCAGTAACGACCACAATTGAGACCTCCGGCAAGGCGATAGTCTTCTCGGCGGGCACGTCCGTAATCGCGCTCTCCGGCCTGCTGTTCTTCGACTTCATGATGATGCGCTCCCTCGGCGTAGGCGGCATCACCGTCATATTCTTCTCGATGCTGATAGCCCTCACCCTGCTGCCCGCGCTGTTCGCAGTGCTGGGCCACCGTGTCGACAGGCTGTCCATCTGGCGACGCCGCACGGTGCGTGGCGGCTTCTGGTTCAACCTGTCCCAGTGGGTCATGCGACACTCGATTGCCGTGATCATCCCGACCACCGCGCTCCTCGTCCTGCTTGGACTGCCGTTCCTAAATGTGAATCTCGGAAGTCCGTGGGCGTCCATTCTCCCCGAGGAGGCCGAGTCGAGGCAGGGCCAGGAGCTGGTCAACGAACGCTTCGGACCGGGCGAGTTGGCACAGGTGATCCTCGTCGAGACCTCGCCCACGTCGACGCTCTCTCCACAGAACATAGCGGCGACCCTCGAGTTCGTTCAGCGCATGCAGAACGACTCCAGGGTGGTCCGCGTCGATAGCATCTACGGCACAGATCTGCCGGACGTCGTAGGGGCGAGTTTCGCACCCGCCCCTACCAACCTCATCGGGACGTCCCGAGCGGTAAGCGACGAGACTCTGTCGGCTTTCGGCGAGCTTGTCAGCGACGACCTCCGCACCCAGACGATCAGGGTCGTGCCCGTGCATTCGCCGACCGCAGACGAGACCAAATCTCTCGTGTCCGACATCCGATCCAACCCTCTCGGCGGGGACATGACGGTACTCGTCACCGGAATAACCGCAGACCAACTCGACAACGTCGACAGCATGTACTCAGACTTCCCCCGCGTGATCGTGTACGTGGTGATCGTCACGTACATAGCGCTGCTGCTGCTGTTCAGGTCGGTGCTGCTGCCCCTCAAGGCGGTGGTGCTCAACGCCCTCAGCATCCTCGCTAGCTTCGGGGCGATCGTGTTCGTGTTCCAGCAGGGCAACTTCGAGCGGATACTCGGATTCACCGCAGACGGCACCACCGAGGCGACGGTGCCGATACTGGTGTTCTCGTGA
- the gyrA gene encoding DNA gyrase subunit A, with product MVTKTDFGYIKPTQIVDEMRSSYLDYAMSVIVQRALPDIRDGLKPVQRRILYGMQDLAMRPNSGYKKSARLVGEVLGKWHPHGETAVYDALVRMAQPFTLRAPLVDGQGNFGSVDNDPPAAMRYTEARMAAIAEEMLVNIDQDTVDYSENFDGTLREPTVLPARLPNLLVNGASGIAVGMATNIPPHNLVEVCDALIHLADHPNSSVEDLMQFVKGPDFPTGGTIMGTSGIREAYATGRGQVIVRAKAEIEPMRRSSRMQIVVNELPYQVNKAALVEKVAGLVKSRKIEGISDLRDESDREGMRIVFELRAGVQPMVVLNNLYKFTPMQSSFSANMLALIDGMPRVFTLRQALQQFLEFRREVIRRRTEFELAKARQRAHILAGLRIAISNLDAVIALIRNADSAQDAKQQLITRFGLDDDQAQAILDMQLRRLAALERQQIENEYNELQTAIRGMEELLASDRKMLNEVKKELRELKKKHGDDRRTDISHEASDLSRELLEPHEQIVVTLSQAGYIKRIPANTYRNQHRGGKGVGGMTTRDDDAVKHLLVVDTHDKLLFFTNKGKVYSMTAYELRADTSRNSRGVPLMNVIAMTDAETISAVIGMSPQDLDTDDRYLVLATSQGRIKRTALSSVDNVRPSGLIIMGLLPDDELVSVRPAGTDEDIVMVTERGMSIRFPMSKVRPQQRSARGVRGMRIEARDRIVSMDVGTPEARLLVISKLGYGKITSLDKYRVTDRGGKGVKTFNIRSKTGPVADAQIIDDSTEIYVVSEQAQVLRTSLSEIRSMGRATQGVTIFKPAEGDAVASISCVSDLNLSDDNDKASTNGRRNGRTNGTTPKLL from the coding sequence ATGGTAACTAAGACCGATTTCGGATACATCAAGCCGACTCAGATCGTCGACGAGATGCGAAGCTCGTATCTCGACTACGCCATGAGCGTCATTGTCCAGCGAGCGCTGCCGGACATACGCGACGGACTCAAGCCGGTCCAGCGGCGCATCCTGTACGGGATGCAGGACCTGGCAATGCGGCCGAACTCCGGCTACAAGAAGAGCGCGAGACTCGTCGGCGAGGTGCTCGGAAAGTGGCACCCGCACGGTGAAACGGCGGTCTACGACGCGCTGGTGCGCATGGCGCAGCCGTTCACTCTGCGCGCTCCGCTTGTCGACGGCCAGGGCAACTTCGGCTCTGTCGACAACGACCCGCCAGCGGCGATGCGGTACACAGAGGCCCGCATGGCGGCCATCGCTGAGGAGATGCTCGTCAACATCGACCAGGATACGGTCGACTACTCTGAGAACTTCGACGGCACTCTCCGGGAGCCGACAGTCCTGCCGGCCAGGCTGCCGAACCTGCTCGTCAACGGTGCTTCGGGAATCGCGGTCGGTATGGCCACGAACATCCCGCCTCACAACCTGGTAGAGGTATGCGACGCGCTGATCCACCTGGCAGACCATCCGAACTCCTCGGTCGAAGACCTCATGCAGTTCGTCAAGGGACCTGACTTCCCGACGGGCGGCACGATCATGGGGACTTCCGGCATACGTGAGGCCTACGCCACCGGCCGCGGCCAGGTCATAGTGCGCGCAAAGGCCGAGATCGAGCCCATGCGCCGCTCCAGCCGGATGCAGATTGTGGTCAACGAGCTCCCATACCAGGTCAACAAGGCCGCCCTGGTTGAGAAGGTCGCTGGGCTGGTCAAGAGCCGCAAGATCGAGGGCATCTCCGACCTCCGCGACGAGTCGGACCGCGAGGGAATGCGCATCGTGTTCGAGCTTCGAGCCGGCGTGCAGCCGATGGTCGTGCTCAACAACCTGTACAAGTTCACGCCCATGCAGAGCTCGTTCTCTGCGAACATGCTTGCCCTCATCGACGGTATGCCGAGGGTGTTCACGCTCAGACAGGCGCTGCAGCAGTTCCTTGAGTTCAGGCGTGAGGTTATCCGCCGCAGGACCGAGTTCGAGCTTGCCAAGGCCCGGCAGCGAGCCCACATCCTCGCGGGACTCAGAATCGCCATCAGCAACCTGGACGCCGTGATCGCACTCATCCGCAACGCCGACAGCGCACAGGACGCAAAGCAGCAGCTGATCACCCGGTTCGGTCTAGACGACGACCAGGCACAGGCGATCCTGGACATGCAGCTTCGCCGCCTGGCAGCCCTCGAGCGCCAGCAGATCGAAAACGAGTACAACGAGCTTCAGACAGCCATCCGCGGGATGGAAGAGCTGCTCGCTTCCGACCGCAAGATGCTCAACGAGGTCAAGAAGGAGCTCCGCGAACTCAAGAAGAAGCACGGCGATGACCGCAGGACCGACATCAGCCACGAGGCTTCCGACCTCTCTCGCGAGTTACTGGAGCCGCACGAGCAGATCGTCGTCACCCTGAGCCAGGCCGGATACATCAAGCGGATCCCGGCCAACACCTACCGCAACCAGCACCGTGGCGGCAAGGGCGTGGGCGGTATGACCACCCGCGACGACGACGCGGTCAAGCACCTGCTCGTCGTCGACACCCACGACAAGCTGCTGTTCTTCACCAACAAGGGCAAGGTGTACTCGATGACTGCCTACGAGCTGCGCGCAGACACGTCGCGCAACTCGCGGGGAGTGCCGCTGATGAACGTCATTGCCATGACCGATGCCGAGACCATCAGCGCGGTAATCGGCATGTCTCCACAGGACCTCGATACCGACGACCGCTACCTGGTGCTGGCCACATCACAGGGACGCATCAAGCGGACGGCACTCAGCTCTGTGGACAACGTCCGCCCATCGGGCCTGATCATCATGGGCCTCCTTCCCGATGACGAGCTCGTCTCCGTCCGGCCCGCCGGCACAGACGAAGACATCGTCATGGTTACAGAGCGGGGCATGTCCATACGGTTCCCAATGTCCAAGGTCCGACCTCAGCAGCGGAGCGCGCGGGGCGTCCGGGGAATGCGCATTGAAGCCCGCGACAGGATCGTCTCAATGGACGTAGGGACGCCTGAGGCCCGCCTGCTGGTAATAAGCAAGCTGGGCTACGGCAAGATCACCTCGCTCGACAAGTACAGGGTCACAGACAGGGGCGGCAAGGGAGTCAAGACGTTCAACATCAGGTCCAAGACGGGCCCGGTGGCGGACGCGCAGATCATCGACGACAGCACGGAGATCTACGTCGTATCCGAGCAGGCCCAGGTACTCAGGACGAGCCTCTCCGAGATACGGAGCATGGGCCGCGCCACCCAGGGCGTGACGATCTTCAAGCCCGCCGAAGGCGATGCAGTCGCCTCGATCAGTTGTGTCAGCGACCTGAACCTCTCTGACGATAACGACAAGGCATCCACCAACGGACGCCGCAACGGACGCACAAACGGCACCACCCCAAAGCTGCTGTAG
- a CDS encoding MMPL family transporter translates to MSMDYEVFLLSRVKEEYERTGNNTRAVAVGMERSGRIITSAAAILIVVSAGFATGDILIVKALGLGTAIAVLVDSTIVRALLVPALMRVMSRLNWWAPHWMRPAQRI, encoded by the coding sequence GTGAGCATGGACTACGAGGTGTTCCTGCTCAGCCGGGTCAAGGAGGAGTACGAGCGCACCGGCAACAACACCCGCGCCGTGGCCGTCGGCATGGAGCGGTCCGGACGGATCATCACCAGCGCGGCGGCTATCCTGATCGTCGTCTCCGCAGGATTCGCCACCGGCGACATCCTGATCGTCAAGGCACTCGGCTTGGGCACCGCCATCGCCGTCCTGGTCGACTCCACCATCGTACGCGCGCTCCTGGTGCCCGCCCTGATGCGAGTAATGTCCCGCCTCAACTGGTGGGCCCCCCACTGGATGCGCCCGGCGCAGAGAATCTGA